The Streptomyces capitiformicae genome contains the following window.
GATGGTCAAGCAGGGAAAGTCGATCATCCGGGTCACGCCGGTGAAGTGGGGGCCCGTGGCGACCGGCGGATTCCCCGCACGGCTCGCCGAGGGAGACTGAGTCGGTCTCAGCCCCGGTCGACCATTACCTCGATGCCGGCGATGAGGGTCTCCAGGGCGTAGGTGAAGTCCCGTTCGCGCATCTCCTCGACGGTGTCGCCGCCGCGGGCCTCCATGAGGTCCGCGGACTGCTGGACGAGCTCGCCGAGTTCGGGGGTCTCGCTCACCGCGCTCATCGCATGGCGGAAGTACTCGTCCTGGGTCATGCCGGCACTGGCGCAGCGCTGGATGAAGTGCCCCTCGATGGTGCCGAAGCCGTACACGAACTGGAAGACGGCGGCGATCACACCGGTCTGCCCGTGGGCGGGGAGCCCGGTGCCACGGATCACGCGTTGCACGGCGAGCGAGAAGTCGAGCGAGTGCGGGCCGATGTTGAGGAAGGTACCGGCGAGCGGCGACACCCAGGGGTGCCGGACCAGCACCGCCCGGTACTCCTTGGCGAGCATGCGGAGTCGGTCCCGCCAGTCCTCGCCGGCGCCCTCCCCGGGCAGCACCAGCTCGCCGAACGCACGGTCGAGAGCCAGTTCCAGCAGATCGTCCTTGGTGTCCAAGATCAAAGGTAGAAGGAGTTGGCGTAACCGGAAGCCGTGAGGTTCCAGGTGTACAGGCCGCCGACGAGGAGGAGGGTGAGCAGGAATCCGGGGCGGATCCAGCGGTTGTCCTCGGGGTGCCCGCGCCAGATCCGCCGGCCGAGGGGCTGCTTGGGCTCACCGGAGCCGGTGCCGGGGGCCGGGGTGCCATAGCCGTCGAGGGTCTCCTGAACGACCGGTTCCTGCACGGCGGTTCTGTTGCCCGCGGGCGACTCCCGATCGGGACTCGTGGGGCTCGCACCCCCCTGACAGCTGCTCGTTTCGAACTGCGTGGTCATCATGCGTTCCTCCAATCCTGATCGTGCGGGCGCACCGGCCGCGTCTGCGTCGTCGGCTCCCCCCAGATGCGGTCCGCGACTTCACCGGCGCGGAACTGGGTTGAGGTGGTCGTGGAGTACATCGGCTGGAACCGGTCCTGGTGGCTGTACGGTCCCGGCTGTCCCGGCTGTCCCGGCTGTCCCGGCTGTCCCGGCTGTCCCGGTCGTACCAGCTTCGGCTTCGGCTTCGGCTTCGGCTGCCTCTGCGTACGCGTCCGTCGTCGCCCGCTCATGACGCGGCGGGCTTGATCAGGTAGCCGGCCCCGCGCCGGGTGTGGATCATCGGCTCCCGCCCGGCGTCGATCTTCCGCCGCAGATACGAGATGTAGAGCTCGACCACGTTGGCCTGGCCGCCGAAGTCGTACGACCACACGCGGTCGAGGATCTGCGCCTTGCTGAGCACACGCCGCGGGTTGCGCATCAGGAAGCGCAGCAGTTCGAACTCGGTGGCGGTGAGGTGGATGTTCTCCCCGCCGCGCGAGACCTCGTGGCTGTCCTCGTCGAGCATGAGGTCGCCGACGACGAGCACGGAGTCCGACCGCCGGTCCGCGGCACCGGAGCGGCGGATGAGTCCGCGCAGCCGGGCCACGACCTCTTCGAGGCTGAACGGCTTGGTGACGTAGTCGTCGCCGCCGGCGGTGAGCCCGGTGATCCGGTCCTCGATCGCGTCCTTCGCGGTCAGGAACAGCACCGGCACGTCCGGCAGCTCACGCCGCAGCCGCCCGAGGACGGTCAGCCCGTCCATGTCCGGAAGCATCATGTCCAGGACGACGGCGTCGGGCCGGAAGTCCCGTGCGGTCTGGATGGCACCCGTGCCGTCCCCCGCACTCCGGATCTGCCACCCCTCATAGCGAAGGGCCATGGACAGCAGTTCGGTGATCGACAGCTCGTCGTCCACCACAAGCACTCGAACGGGGCTCCCGTCCGGCCTCAGCAGTTCGGTGCGCCCCTGGGGCGAGGTCGCGGTCATGCTGGATACCTTGAAGGGACGCCGTGAGAACACCCTTTCGGGAACGTGTGATTTTTCTGAGAAACGCACAGACAGCTCTCAGGCGGCCCCTGGGAAGATCCCCGACTTCTCGGACACCGACCCCGCCGACCAGGCCTTTTCCACGGAGTTCCCCGGGGGAACTCACCGCCTCCTCACAGCTTCCCGATCACAGCCACCACGCTGTACGCCCCCGATCTGACCCCACCTTTACGCGGGCACCGTCATGCTTCGCGCTCTCCCCTTACGAAGCTGTCGGGTGCGAAGCCCTCGCGTACGAAACTGTGGCCCCGCTCGACCTTGGCGACGTGCAGGCTGTAGCTCTCGTACCACTCGGCCCGTCCCCGCTTCTGCGCCGCCCGGTGCTCCACATCGCTCCTCCACCGCTCGATGGCGTCGGCGTCCCGGAAGTACCCCACGGTGATGGAAAGCCCCCCAGGCGTCCGCGCATGGTCCATCCCGAGGAACCCCGGCACGTCCTTCACCAACTCCTCCATCCGCTCGGCGGTCTCCCCATACCCGCTCTGATCCGCGGTCTTCACGGAGGTGAACACCACGGCGTAATAGGGAGGTTCATGGGCAGGAACAGGTGCTATCCGCTGATCGCTCATGTCACCACTGTCGAGCCGCACGCCACCCGACGTCCACCACCTTTCCGAACGGGATCCCAAAGGGATCGAAGTCTTTACCCACGACTACTCGCCACCGCCCGCGGCTACTCGCCACTGTGCGCCCGCTGCTACCCGCCACTGCCCGCGGCCACCTTGGTGCGGGCACCTTCAGAACAGCCCGTCCTGCACACCTCCTCTGCTCTTCAACTCCCGTACCGGCACGGTGAGTACGTCCCGCGCGGCCTCGCCGGCCGGAGCGGTCAGCTCCCACCCGGTCATCAGCCGCGTATCGAGAACCACGGCCCCACGCCCGGTTGCCAGATGCAGATCGGGCCCGGCGACGGCAAGCACCTCACCGCCCACGACCCCACCCGCGACCAGCTCACTCACCACCCCCTCGGCAGCCGGCAGCCCATCGAGCCCGAACACCCCGAAGTGATCGACCACTTGGAACGGCACCGGCTCCAACGCCTCCGGCCACCCGTAGACCTCGAGCGCCCGCGCGTGCAGCACCGCGAGCTCGGCCGCCCGTTCCCCGGCCTCCGGCAGGGCGGCCCGCACCACCCTCTTCTCGGCGTACGGAATCCGGTCCGGCACCTTGAGCGCGGCCCGCACCACCTCCTCCGTCCGACGCGCGGCCATGAGCGGCCCCCTCCCCAGCCACCCGAAGCAGACCGCCCCCTGCTCAAGGAGCCGAGTCGACCCCCGCTCGACGGCCGTGATCCCGACCTTCACCATCCCCGGCCCGAACCACGCGAGGTACACGTGGTACGGCCGCGGATCATCGGCGATGGTGTCGGCGGCGACGGAATGCGCCCGGTCGAGCCGCGCACACTCGTCGCACCGAGCCCCCGTACTCCGCCCCGGCACCCCGGCCCGCACCGGACACGCGTTCCCCCGCGCCCCGACACAGGTCCGCCGCCCCTCGCTCACCACCCCAAAAGCAACCACCTTCCCCCGATGCAGCGGACTCCTCCGCCCGCCTTCCCACCCGAGCAGCGGCCCGTCCCCACCCCACCGCAGCCCCGTACATCTCCACGCGTGTGCCATCCCCCACGACATTAGAGGCCACCACTGACAACGCCTCTGACCAGCGGCTGAAGTACGCAAGCCGGGGTGAGTACCTGACCTCTGGCCGGCTGTTCGGCGAGCCGGAACCCTTGGGCCATGCGACGACAACAACCCCTGAACCTCGTTCCCCAACCGCCGACGACCCTCGCGCTGGCCGTGATCGCATCGATGGCGTGGGCCGCCTGGCTGGGCTGGGACCAGCAACGTGACGTACAGCCCGATGGCTCGGTGACCGGCCCGTACGAGGCATGGCAGGTGATCGGCCTGGTCCTGACCCTGCTGGCCCCGTTGTACTGGGCGGCGTCCTCACGACGCCACATCACGGACGCCGTACTCGGCGTCACCACCGGCCTGACCGCCGCCGCCTTCTACGACTGGTCGGACGACGCCAGCGGCCTCTTCATGGTGGGCGTGTTCCTCGTCGCGGCGGGGAGCTTCGCCGCGACCACCGCCGTGACCGCCCTGATCGCCTCCCTGAAGCGGGTGACCGTCACGAACGCGTAGTGCTGGTCCGCACCGGGTCCTCAGGCGTCCTGCGGATACCAGCGCAGTTCCACCGTGTTGCCGTCCGGGTCCCGCACATAGAGGGAGACCGCGGTGCCCCGGGCGCCGAAGCGCTCGTCGGGACCGTCCAGCACCGTGAAGACACCGGAATCGATGACCTGCTGCCAGTCGAGCGGTTCGACCACGAGACAGATGTGGTCGACGTTGGAGCCCTCCGGCCGCTCGGCGGGCGCCTGGACGAGGTCGATGATGGTGGTGGGGCTCACCCGCACGGACGGGAAGGGGGCCTTACCGGCCCGCCACTCCTCCACCCGCACCGGCTCCAGGCCCAACGGGCCGGTGTAGAAAGCGAGCGAGCGCTCGATGTCGGCGGCGTTCAGGACAAGATGGTCGAAGGCGATCACTCGCACAGGGGTCTCCACGAGGTCGGGGCGCCCAGGGCGCCCATGGCAGTACGACGGGGTCGGCGGGGACGGGGCCGGCGGCCCGGGCCTCGCCGGTCCGGGTGGTGGCTGCCAGCCGACTGACGCCCGGCCGCCCGTGATGTCAGCATCGCCGAGCAGCCATCCATCGGTCCAACACATGTTTGTCATCCGATCCATCGTGTTCCACGATGGATCGGATGGATCTCCAGCAGATGCGCTACGTCCTCGCGGTGGCGGAGACCGCGAGCTTCACCCGCGCCGCCGAGCGGTGCCACATCGCCCAGTCCGCGCTCAGCCACCAAGTGGCCCGGCTGGAGAAGGAACTGGGCGCCCGGCTGTTCGACCGGACCAGCCGCCGGGTACGGCTGACCACCGCCGGAGAGGCGTTCCTGCCCGCCGCCCGCCAGGCCCTGGAAGCAGCTGAGCGGGCGCGGGCGGAGGTGGCGGCGGCCACCGGCGAGATACGGGGCAGACTGACCCTCGGCTCCATCCCCACCGTCGCGGCCGTCGACCTCCCGGCGGCGCTCCGGGACTACCGCCTGCGCCACCCCCAGGTACGGATCACTCTGCGGGCGGGCTCCAGCGAACAGCTCGTCGAGCAGGTACGCGACGGCAGACTGGACGCGGCGTTCCTCGGCGTACCGCCCGGCTTCCGACCGCAGGGCGTCCGCGACAAGGAACTCGCCCACGGCCGGCACGTCGCGGTGCTCGCCCCGGACCACCCGCTGGCCACCAAACACGAGGTGGACCTTCACCTCCTCGCCGACGAGGCATTCGTCGACTTCGCCGAAGGCAGCGCCGCCCGCGCCCAGTCCGACGAGGCGTTCGCCGCGGCCGACCTGCGACGCGAGGTCGCCTTCGAGGTCTCCGGCGTCGGGCTCATCATCCGAATGGTCCGCCACGGCCTGGGCATCGCCCTCCTGCCCGCAACGTTCACCACCGAACTGCACGGCCTGCGCTGCGTACCGATCACCAACGGCCCCATCCGGGTCGAGCACCTCATCTGGACCCCCCACACCCCGTCCCTCGCAGCCTCCGCCTTCCTCTCCCTGCTGGGCATCAGCACGCCGCCCTCGACCGCATGACCGCCTTGGGGTGTCCGTCGGGTCGTCAACGCAACGGATACGCCGGGAATCGGCGAGCGTCGGAAGCGGCGCCCGGCAGGGCAGGCCCTGCAGCAGGTCGGCGGCGAACCGCTGACCGTCGCGCCGAAGACGCAGCGCTCGGCCCGTCGCGAGCCCTGAGCCAGAGGCCCTGCCTGGCTCCAGTGGAGGAACCCGGTTGCTGTACGTGATCCGGACCGCTACGCGCCAGGAGGCCGGTACTGGACTTGTCCGGCTTTCCGCAGGGCATCCAGCGTTTCATCGACGGTCAGGAGAACAGTCGTCTCGAACGAACTGAGTGCTCCCCCTCCACTGATCGCCAGTGCGACCGAGGCCATGGACACGTGGTCCGGGGCCTCCCACAGGTTGTAGCCGTCATGCTTGCCGAAGGCATACCAGAAGCCATGGAGCTTTCCGCCGACGGACTCGATGTACGCCTGAGCGGCCTTCGCGCGGTCCTCGGGGTGGCCGATCAACCTCGCCCAGGTCTCCGGCGTATAGCTGAACCTCGATAGATAGAGCGGCATCACGTCTCCCTTCCGTCCCATCAAGGGATGCCCCAACGGGGCGCGCACGCGCCGGAGACGGCCCGCGTATCCCCCGAACGGCCGGATGACGGCACGACAAAGCCCCTCTGGATCCTTGGGGCTTTGACTGTGTGCACTCGGCAGGGTTCGAACCTGCAACCTTCTGATCCGTGGGATTGGGCAACACGTCGGGCTGGGGTGCCGCCTTCCTCTCAGCTGATGGCTGGTGGTCGTGATCAACGGTCTCTGTGTGCCGTCGTTGCCGTCAGGGTTGCCGTCGGTTCTGGACGAAGACCGGCCAGGGCCACCAACTCCCAGTGTGCGCGGGGCTCCTGGGCCACCTCTCGGTTTCACGGCTCGCTCATGGTCGGAGCGCGCGCACAGCCATGGGGGCCACGCCAGTGCCGGTCCTGTCCCGCGTGCTTCCGCCCGTGACGTGGATCCCGGCTGGGGGCCTCCCCAGCGGAAGGCCCCACGTGAAACTCACTTCGTCCCGAAGGTCAGCAGCGGCTCACCGCCCCGGGACACCCTGCGGAGCAGGGACCGGCAGCGAGTTGACGCCGCCGCGCTAGGGTATTGGCGTAGGACCCTTGCAGGTCACGTCCTTCGCCGGCAGCTTGCCGGTGGTCAGGTAGGCCGTGGCCGTCTTGTCGGCGCACGACATGCGACCGTAGATGCCGTGTCCGACGCCTCCGGTGACCGTGACCATCTTCGCCCCCTTCATGGCACGGCGCAGGCCCTGGCCGCTGGCCAGTGGCGTCTGGGAATCCCACTCGTTCTGCAAGGTCAGCGCGCCGACCTTGTTGTCGACCCTGGTGGCGGGCTCGCTGCCTTCCTTCTTCCAGAAGGCGCACGGCTTGATGTTGGACGCGAAGTCGCCGTACACCGGGTACGCGGCCTTGTCCCGGATCGCGTCGCGGCGGTACTGCTCCGGATCACGCGGCCAGTCGCGCGTGTCGGCGCAGACGATGGACCAGAAGGCAGCCTCTTTGTTGTCCGAGGGCACGGCACTGCCGAACGAGGGCGGAGCCTGCGTGGGTGCCTTGAGGTCCTGGCCGGCGGACGGAGCCCTGCCCTTGGCGGCCTTCTTCACCTCGGCGATCCACTCGGCGGCGTCGCTCACGTAGAAGAACATGACGCGGCTCTGGGAGCGGATGTCGGCGCCGGTCAGTGAGGTGTCTTCGAAATGGATCGGCTTGCGGTCGGCCTGGGCGACCAGGTCGTAGAACGTCTTGCAGACCGCCTGGGGAGTGCTCCCCAGCTTGTAATGGGAGTTCCGCTGGGCGGTCCACTCGGTCCACCTGGTGAAGGCGGGCTCAGCGCCCTCCGCAAGGAGCCGGCTCATGCCGCGCCAGACCCGGGCCGGGTCGGCGGCGACGCTGTCCAGCACGAAGCGGTCGGAACGCTTGGGGAACATCTGCGTGTAGACGGCACCGAGGTAGGTGCCGTACGAGATCCCGAAGTAGGAGATCTTCTTCTCACCGAGCACGGCACGGATCACGTCCATGTCACGGGCGGTGTTGCGGGTGGTGATGTGCCGCAACTTGTCGCCCTGCTTGGCGTAGCACTTCTCGGCGACGGTCCGGGCCCACTTGACGTCCTTGGCGAACGTCTCGGCCTTGTAAGGCCGCTCCCGGTTCTGCTCCTTGGACGTCAGGCCGCAGCCGACGGGGGAACTCCGACCGATGCCCCGCGGGTCAAAGCCCACGAGGTCGTACTTCCTCGTCACGGACTTCGGCAGCACGCTCGCCATGTCCCTCGACATGTAGAGGCCCTCAGTGCCCGGGCCACCCGGGTTGATCAGGAGCACACCACGGCGCTCCTTCTTGGTGCTCGTCTTCATCCTCGATATCGCGAGGTCGAGCTTCTTGCCGCCCGGGCGGCTGTAGTCGAGCGGAACCTTGATCCTGGCGCACTGGAAGGCGGCCGGCATCGTCTTGGCGCAACGGTGCCACGCCGGCTTCTGTCGGAGGTACTGGCCGAGGGGATCGCCCGCGGCGGACGCCGTGGTGGGGCCAGCACGGGAACCAGGCCGGCGACGACACTGGCCGCCAGGAGGAAGGCCATTCGACTTCTTCGCACAGGGACAGTCCTCAAGGTCAGTGTGTTGGTACGCATTGACCCTGCCGTGAAAAGGAGTTGGGCGAATCCACCGCACGGCCAAAGTTTCCCCGCCCGTGGGTGGCGGGGCCAGTGTGACAGATGGTCCCTAAGTCGTACAATCGCGACCGTCTCTGCGACGTCTTCCTCAAGTGGCCCCGTTCCGTGAGGGATCGAGCGCCCGCGCCCCCGCCCTCACGGCCGAATACCGACTGTTCCTGGCCGCCACCGGCGGCGACATGAGCGTCTTCGGCAGCCCCGACCGTCTCGCCGGCTTCGGCGGCGTCGACCCCGGCTGTGGGAAGCAAGCTGGTCCGCCATGGTCTCGTGCAGAGGCCCTGCGCCGGCGTCAGCCGCTGCCCGAGCCGATTCGATGATCTTCCAGAAGTCGTCAACGCTCATGGGCGCGCCAGTCAGTTCTGACATCACGGGAGCCGCCGACGCCGCAGTGGACCTTGGGACCGCATCGCCCTGCCGGCCCTGAGGCGCACGGCCGGCCGTCATGGACGCACGACGACGGTCCATCCGGGGTTATAGGTGTCCGGCACCGGAAAACGCTGCCAGTCGCGCGCCCAGTGCGGTGGCTTCCGCTCGCGAAGGACCAACGCGCTGGGGTGCGCCCGGGGATCCGTCTCCGTGACAGTGCAGCCCGCGGTGTGGGCGATGGGAATCGTCGAACGGTTCCCCGCGAGGACACACGGCGGATGCACCCCGTGCTCGCGCAGCACGGAGGCGATCCGCTCCCAGTCTCCGCGGGCCCGCTGCTGGATGCCCGCATGAGTGTGGACGAGACCGGCCTGGATGCCCCAGTGCCCGAGGAGTGCCAGGGCGAGCACCGCGGCCGTCGGCACCGAACGGCGGGTACGGGCCCGGTGGACGACGGCGAGGAGCCCGACAGCGGCAGGGAGCGCCAGCAGGGCGTAAGCCGGCAGCAGGAACCGCGGCGCGGCGTAGGGGACGAGGAAGAGATACGGCGCCGCCGTGGCCACTGCCACCGCCACCGCCAGCCACAGCGGTGCAGTGGACCGGCGCGCCCGGCGCTCCGCCCACAGTCCCAGGCCGACCAGCAGCGGCAGCAGCACCCACCACTCCGTCACGGGCAGCCGTACGCTGTCGCCCGTACAGGGACGGCACAGCAGCGGGCCGTCCAGCGCGGTGAGATGGGCGCGCAGGGAGAAGACGGCCCCCAGGCCGCCCTGGACCTGGTCGGCCTCCGCGAACCGGTTCCGCACCCCGCCGAACCGCACCTCGGCCTCGACGACCCAGGGCAGCGCACCCGCCACGAGTCC
Protein-coding sequences here:
- a CDS encoding response regulator transcription factor; protein product: MTATSPQGRTELLRPDGSPVRVLVVDDELSITELLSMALRYEGWQIRSAGDGTGAIQTARDFRPDAVVLDMMLPDMDGLTVLGRLRRELPDVPVLFLTAKDAIEDRITGLTAGGDDYVTKPFSLEEVVARLRGLIRRSGAADRRSDSVLVVGDLMLDEDSHEVSRGGENIHLTATEFELLRFLMRNPRRVLSKAQILDRVWSYDFGGQANVVELYISYLRRKIDAGREPMIHTRRGAGYLIKPAAS
- a CDS encoding antibiotic biosynthesis monooxygenase family protein → MSDQRIAPVPAHEPPYYAVVFTSVKTADQSGYGETAERMEELVKDVPGFLGMDHARTPGGLSITVGYFRDADAIERWRSDVEHRAAQKRGRAEWYESYSLHVAKVERGHSFVREGFAPDSFVRGEREA
- a CDS encoding DUF2797 domain-containing protein, which translates into the protein MAHAWRCTGLRWGGDGPLLGWEGGRRSPLHRGKVVAFGVVSEGRRTCVGARGNACPVRAGVPGRSTGARCDECARLDRAHSVAADTIADDPRPYHVYLAWFGPGMVKVGITAVERGSTRLLEQGAVCFGWLGRGPLMAARRTEEVVRAALKVPDRIPYAEKRVVRAALPEAGERAAELAVLHARALEVYGWPEALEPVPFQVVDHFGVFGLDGLPAAEGVVSELVAGGVVGGEVLAVAGPDLHLATGRGAVVLDTRLMTGWELTAPAGEAARDVLTVPVRELKSRGGVQDGLF
- a CDS encoding VOC family protein, which gives rise to MRVIAFDHLVLNAADIERSLAFYTGPLGLEPVRVEEWRAGKAPFPSVRVSPTTIIDLVQAPAERPEGSNVDHICLVVEPLDWQQVIDSGVFTVLDGPDERFGARGTAVSLYVRDPDGNTVELRWYPQDA
- a CDS encoding LysR family transcriptional regulator, whose amino-acid sequence is MDLQQMRYVLAVAETASFTRAAERCHIAQSALSHQVARLEKELGARLFDRTSRRVRLTTAGEAFLPAARQALEAAERARAEVAAATGEIRGRLTLGSIPTVAAVDLPAALRDYRLRHPQVRITLRAGSSEQLVEQVRDGRLDAAFLGVPPGFRPQGVRDKELAHGRHVAVLAPDHPLATKHEVDLHLLADEAFVDFAEGSAARAQSDEAFAAADLRREVAFEVSGVGLIIRMVRHGLGIALLPATFTTELHGLRCVPITNGPIRVEHLIWTPHTPSLAASAFLSLLGISTPPSTA
- a CDS encoding GYD domain-containing protein, yielding MPLYLSRFSYTPETWARLIGHPEDRAKAAQAYIESVGGKLHGFWYAFGKHDGYNLWEAPDHVSMASVALAISGGGALSSFETTVLLTVDETLDALRKAGQVQYRPPGA
- a CDS encoding alpha/beta hydrolase, giving the protein MPAAFQCARIKVPLDYSRPGGKKLDLAISRMKTSTKKERRGVLLINPGGPGTEGLYMSRDMASVLPKSVTRKYDLVGFDPRGIGRSSPVGCGLTSKEQNRERPYKAETFAKDVKWARTVAEKCYAKQGDKLRHITTRNTARDMDVIRAVLGEKKISYFGISYGTYLGAVYTQMFPKRSDRFVLDSVAADPARVWRGMSRLLAEGAEPAFTRWTEWTAQRNSHYKLGSTPQAVCKTFYDLVAQADRKPIHFEDTSLTGADIRSQSRVMFFYVSDAAEWIAEVKKAAKGRAPSAGQDLKAPTQAPPSFGSAVPSDNKEAAFWSIVCADTRDWPRDPEQYRRDAIRDKAAYPVYGDFASNIKPCAFWKKEGSEPATRVDNKVGALTLQNEWDSQTPLASGQGLRRAMKGAKMVTVTGGVGHGIYGRMSCADKTATAYLTTGKLPAKDVTCKGPTPIP